GCATCCTCCACGCCCATGAACTCCTCCAGCATGATCATCGGGCGCGCGTCGGGAAGGTGCTCCCGGGACAGGATGCGGTGCTCGGTGAGGGAGAGAATCCCGAGCGTGACCCCGATGCTGCCGGGGCGGGATACGACAAAGCGCACCTGGCGGTCCACCGCCTGTCCCGGTTGCCACGCGTGCACGGTGGCCTTGTCCGGCTCCTCCAGCACCAGGCGTTCGAAGCGCAGGTCATCCGGGCCGAGCGCTTCGCGAAGCATTGTCGCAGCGGCGCGCATCTCCTCAGGGCCCAGCGGGTCGAGGGGATGAAAGGTGTCGGCGGCGGTGGTTTCCGCCGTGGGGGTGTTGGCAATGGCCATGGTTCAGTACTCCGGCATGCGGCACCCGGCCGCGTGGTTGGGTCGGTTCAGCGTCTCCTGCAGGCAAGTATCGTTGAAAATTGACGCCTTTCCGCAGCTCTGCAAGACATTTGCCAGGCGGCCTGCCACGGTGGTGCTCCGTGATCGGTGGGGGTGTTGCTCGGTAAGCAATTGAACGGTCGGGATGTTTGTTGGTCGCGGTCACTGTGCCTGGGAACTCTGTAGCATTTCCCTGGCACAGCCGGATTGCGCCGTGTTGGTGCGCTGGTGCACGGGCATGCCCGAAAACGGGCACGCCGGGTGCTATCGGCGTAGGCGCTGTTGCGAATCGGCTGTTACCGGGGGTGTCCGGCGGCACGCGCGCGCATGAGCCAGAGGGTCCGGTGTCCTGGCTTACAGGACACTAACCGCGGATCACGCCGCCCGATTGCTGATACCGTCTGGCTTCGTTGAGCAGGCGCTGCTCGAGGGTTTCGAGGTCCTCCTGCTGTCCTTCGTCCCGGCTACGCCGTTCGAGTTCGGCGTCGATGCGCTGGAGCAGCTGGCGCAGCGAATGATCCGGCCATGCGTTACGATCAGTGAAAGCCGGGTTGGAATGACTGGGCATGCAATCCTCCAATGGTGAGTGGTTCCGGGGTCGGTTACGGTGTCCGGGGATGCGTGCCTGAATGTGGGCACCCTGTCCGGTCCTTTCAAGGGATGGGCGCTTCCCGCACAGTCTGCCCGCGGGATCCGCCGGATCCTGTTTAGGACCGTCCGTTCCTCGTCGGGGTTCCCGATGGCATGATCGGGCAGTCAGTATCAGTGTTATTTGCCTGATTGGCGAGAGGGGGATTGCCCATGGCGATAGAGGACATTACCGATTACGCGTCCGGGGTCACTGCGATTGATGCGCATTTTGCCGGACGGCCGGGTCAGGTGGCCAGTCATCTGCTCGTCGACAGTGGCGAGGCGGCGCTGGTGGATGTCGGCAGCAACTTCTCCGTGCCCCACCTACTTCGAGGGTTGGAAGCCAAGGGCGTGATGCCGGAGGCGGTGCGCTACCTGTTCGTCACCCATGTGCATCTGGACCATGCCGGTGGCGCCGGTGAGCTCATGCGTCACCTGCCACGGGCTACTCTGGTGGTGCACCCGCGCAGTGCCCGCCACATGATCGACCCCACGGCCCTGTTCGAGGGAGCCCGGGGTGTGTTCGGGGACGAGGTCATGGCCACCCACTACGGCGAGCCGGTGCCCGTGCCCGAGGACCGCGTGCACATCGTCGATGACGGCGACCGGCTGCCGCTGGGGCGACGCAGCCTCCGGTTCCTGGATACCCCGGGGCATGCCAACCATCACTACTCCATGGTGGATGAAACCAACGCCCTGGTGTTTGCCGGGGATACCTTCGGCGTCGCCTACCGCTCCCTGATCAATGCGCGGGGCGCGTTCACCTTTCCCTCCACGGCCCCGGTGCACTTCGACCCGGACGCGGCACACCGGTCCCTGGACCGGCTTCGGGACCTCAAGCCGGACGCCATCTACGTGGCCCACTTCGGCGAAGTAACCGAAATCGACCGCCTGGCGGATGATCTCCATCGCGGTCTGGACGCCCACGTGGCCATCGCCGAGCGCCACGCCGATGCCGGTGACGGGCAGGTGCGCGCCATTGCCGCGGACCTGCAGGCCTGGTTGCAGGAGGCTCTGCGTGCACACGGCGTGGAACTCTCCGACGCGCAGTTCCGGGATACCCTGGGGCTGGACCTGGAGATCAACGCCCAGGGCCTGGCCGTGTGGCTGATGCGGCGGGGGGCTGGGCGCTGAGCCCCCGCGGCTCAGGGCTGCGCCCGTGCAGGTGAACTACCGGTTCTGAACATGGTTGTCCTGGCCCGTTGAGGAGCGTCTGCCGGGCGGCAGAATGCCGGGTAGCAGGAACAGCGCCACCGCCGCCGCGACCACCACCCAGTCCAGGTGCCAGTGCAGTGCCACCGCGGAATAGCCGGCCGCCGCCGCACCGGCCAGGGGGATCAGCGCCAGCAGGGCAACCGGCCAGCCGGGTTTTCGCGTCAGCAGCCAGCCACAGGTGAAAAGGAGGGTCGGTTCCGGGGCCAGGCCCACCAGGCGGATCTCCGGCCAGCCATCGCGGAGCACGGCCTCGGCGCCGGGCATCACCAGCAGGGCCACCAGCATGAGCGTGACGCCGCCGCCTACCGCCGCCGGTGATGCCCGCGGCAGGCCGGGCCGCGGGGCCACGGCCGCCAGCGCTAGCAGCACTGCCTGGGCGGTATAGGCCCACTGAAACCACTGGGCGCCGAAAAACAGGGGCTCCATCCGGTCGCCGTAGAACACGGTGCCGATGACCAGCCAGCCCAGCGCGAGCATCAATGCCACCAGTCGCGGTATCCAGCCGGAGCGTTCATCGGCCACCGCAAGCACTACCAGGATCGCCGCCAGCACGGCGAGCATGGCCGCCCACCAGAGCTCGCCGTTCATGCGGGCGACGACGCTGAAATAGACGTCCAGCGAATAGGGCAGCATCAGAGCCCTTCCAGGTGCGTGATCATGGCCTGGCGCCTGTCCTCGTCGGGCATCGGGCCGCGCATGGCGCCCATGTTCTCGCGCATGTGCTCCGGTTGTGACGTCGCCGGAATGGCGCAGGTGATGGCTGGGTGGGAGATGATGAACTTCAGGAAGAACTGCGCCCAGTTGTCGATGCCGTACTCTGCCGCCCAGTCCGGCAGGGGCTTGCCCTCCACCCGGTCGAACATGCTGCCGCGCCGGAACGGCCGGTTGGCGATCACGGCAATGCCACGCTCCTGCGCCAGCGGCAGCAGACGCCGCTCCACCTCACGGTCGAGGACGTTGTAGGTGAGCTGGACGAAATCCAGCGGCTCGTCGCGCATGATGCGCTCGAGTTCGTCGTGGCGGCGGCCGTGGGAGGTGGTGATGCCCGTGTAGCGGATGTCGCCGTCGTCCCTGCGGGCACGGATGGTCTCCATGTGCTCTTCCCGGTTCACCAGGTTGTGGACCTGCATGAGGTCGAAGCGCTGGATACCCCACAGGTCCAGGGAGTCGTCGATCTGCGCCCGGCCTTCGGCCGTGCTCCGGGTCCAGATCTTGGTGGCGGAGAACAGGCCCTCGGTGTCATTCAGCCGCTCCAGGCAATCGCCGAGTACGTCCTCGGCGGTGCCGTACATGGGCGAGGAGTCGATCATGCCGCCGCCCATGTCGAAGAAGATCTCCAGCACCTCCGTGAGCCGGTCGCGCATGGCCTGGGCCGGACCGACATTGAAGGTGACGTAGGTGCCCATGCCGATGGCGGGGATGGTTTCGTCGGTGCCCGGGATTTCGCGCCGGAGGATGGCGTCCGCCGCCACGCGGGTGGAGGTGCCGGACAGCAGCGCGATGGTTGCCCCGGGGAGCGCACGGCTGGCGGTCGCGCCGCCGAGGGCGTGTCCCAGTTGGCACAGGAAGCGGCGTCGTTGTGGCCGGTGTGTGGTCATGGGCTGTCCTGCAAAGCGGCTGCAAGCAGCCTCAAGTCTCCGATCGGCCGGGGCGGGGCGTCAATGCGGGGTTGTCAGCATCCGCAGCGCCCGGGGCAAGACGGTGGCCTGCAGTTCCCTGGCGGTATAGGGCTCGCCGTCCAGTTCCGTCACCCATGGGTCGCCATCGGTGGTGACGACCCGCACGGAGGCGCCACGGGTGCTGGAAATAAAGGGCGAGCGTAGATGCCGGCCCAGGTACAGGGCCGGGATCCAGGGCAGCAGACGCCATGGCGACGCGCCGGCCACCACCACGCAGTCCAGGAGGCCGTCATCCATG
The DNA window shown above is from Aquisalimonas sp. 2447 and carries:
- a CDS encoding MBL fold metallo-hydrolase, translated to MAIEDITDYASGVTAIDAHFAGRPGQVASHLLVDSGEAALVDVGSNFSVPHLLRGLEAKGVMPEAVRYLFVTHVHLDHAGGAGELMRHLPRATLVVHPRSARHMIDPTALFEGARGVFGDEVMATHYGEPVPVPEDRVHIVDDGDRLPLGRRSLRFLDTPGHANHHYSMVDETNALVFAGDTFGVAYRSLINARGAFTFPSTAPVHFDPDAAHRSLDRLRDLKPDAIYVAHFGEVTEIDRLADDLHRGLDAHVAIAERHADAGDGQVRAIAADLQAWLQEALRAHGVELSDAQFRDTLGLDLEINAQGLAVWLMRRGAGR
- a CDS encoding DUF6064 family protein yields the protein MLPYSLDVYFSVVARMNGELWWAAMLAVLAAILVVLAVADERSGWIPRLVALMLALGWLVIGTVFYGDRMEPLFFGAQWFQWAYTAQAVLLALAAVAPRPGLPRASPAAVGGGVTLMLVALLVMPGAEAVLRDGWPEIRLVGLAPEPTLLFTCGWLLTRKPGWPVALLALIPLAGAAAAGYSAVALHWHLDWVVVAAAVALFLLPGILPPGRRSSTGQDNHVQNR
- a CDS encoding aldo/keto reductase, producing the protein MTTHRPQRRRFLCQLGHALGGATASRALPGATIALLSGTSTRVAADAILRREIPGTDETIPAIGMGTYVTFNVGPAQAMRDRLTEVLEIFFDMGGGMIDSSPMYGTAEDVLGDCLERLNDTEGLFSATKIWTRSTAEGRAQIDDSLDLWGIQRFDLMQVHNLVNREEHMETIRARRDDGDIRYTGITTSHGRRHDELERIMRDEPLDFVQLTYNVLDREVERRLLPLAQERGIAVIANRPFRRGSMFDRVEGKPLPDWAAEYGIDNWAQFFLKFIISHPAITCAIPATSQPEHMRENMGAMRGPMPDEDRRQAMITHLEGL